The sequence CCCAACCGCATGATCTGCAGCGACTGACGCAGCAGGTTCCAGTCCAGACGCAGGCCCGGCAGTGCCGCCGACGACGGTGGAATCGCCCGGCTGGCCAGAAAGCCGATCAGCGCCAGCAGCACGACGGCCAGCGACACCCACAAGGCATAGTCGGCGTAGCCCATCAGAACCCCCGCTGCGATGGTGCCGCCGAGAATGGCCAGAAACGTGCCCATCTCCACCAGCGCATTCCCGCCGACCAGCTCATCGGTGCGCAATTGCTGCGGCAAAATCGAGTATTTCACCGGCCCGAACAGCGCCGACTGGGTGCCCATGCAGAACAGCACGGCCAGCAGCAACGGAAGATTGCCCAGCCACATCCCCGCTGCACCGGCCAACATGATCAGAATTTCGGCGAACTTGATCCGGCGAATCAGCCAGGCCTTCTCGTACTTTTCGCCAAACTGCCCGCCGAGCGCGGAGAACAGGAAGAACGGCAGGATGAACAACAGTGCACAGAGATTCACCAGCAAACTGACGTCGGCGGTGGTGCCGAGTCGGTAAAGGATCGCCAGCACCAGCGCCTGCTTGAACACGTTGTCGTTGAAAGCGCCGAGCAACTGCGTCAGGAAGAACGGCAGGAAGCGCCGTGTACCGAGCAGGCGGAACTGGGAATGCTGCGTCATTGCCGACCTCCACTGTCATCGTCATCACCGATGGGTGTCGCTGCCAGACTCACAGCGGTAACTGCCCGAACGCCCAGCGCAGGAGGAAGAAACTCAGCAACCCGCCCGCGATGGTGCCCAGCAGGTTGCGGCTGAGCGCCGCGATCAGGATGGCCAGCACACCGGCCAGCAAATAGGCATTGCGCCAGTCCAGCGCCCACTCGCCCTGCGGCATCAGCATGCCCGGCACAACGATGGCGGTCAGCACCGCGACCGGCACGTAGTGCAGCCCCTGTTCCACCAGTCGCGGAAAGCGCAGGTCTGGCCAGGCGAAGAAGCTGTAGCGAATGACGAAGGTGATCACCAGCATGCCGAGGATCAACAGCCAGGTTTGCATGGGCTTGCCTCCTCATGCTTGCGGTGCTCCGCGCGTCGTTCGAGCCAGACGCCCACCACGATACCGGCCAACGCTGCCGCGATCAGGCCGAGTTTGTAGGGCAACGTCCAGGTCAGCAGCGCCACGACAGCGGCCACGAGTGCTGAAGCCACCTGGGGGCGGGTGCGCATCATCGGCACGGCGATGCCGATGAAGGTCGCGATCATGGCGAAATCAAGGCCCCAACTGGCCACGTCCGGAACCGCCTGGCCGAAGGCTATGCCGGCCAGGGTCGCCAGTTGCCAGCTCAGGTACATGGTCAGCGCCGCGCCGAGGAAGAACCAGTGCTTGTGGGGCGAGCAATCATCGCTGGCATAGCGGTGCTGGATGACGGCGAAGGCTTCATCGGTCAGCCAGAAGGCCAACGGTACCCGCCAACGACTCGACAGATGCCGCACGAACGGCTGCAACGCCGCGCTGTACAGCGCATGGCGCAGGTTGACTACGAAGGTCGTCAGCAACACCACGGCCGCGCCCACGCCACCGGTCATCAAGGTGATGGCAATGAATTGGGCAGAGCCGGCGAACACCAGTGCCGACATGCCGATGGTCTGCCAGGTTGAAAGCCCGGCGCCAATCGAGAGCGTACCGAAGATGATCCCGAAGGGAATCGCGCCGACGATCAGCGGGAGAATATCGCGACAACCATGCAAGAATTCCTGCGAGCGGGACATCAAGGCTCCTTAGGTATGCACCGCAGACGATGAAACGCTACGCACCGCCGTTGCGGCGGAGCGTAGGGCGAGATAACGACAGACTGATGACCGCGGGACGATCCGCCCGTGGAAACGACAGACATTACCCTATGTTGGGGCTCGACGGCGACGGACGTGGCTGCGCCCGACCCTGGCCAAACCGAACGGACCGATCGACGCGCCCGGGCGTCAGCCGATCGCGCGGGCCTCCAGTGCCTCCTTGACGGCCGGCCAGTCGCGGTCCGTGATGCTGTACAGAACGGTATCGTCCAAGCGCCCATCGGCGAGGCGACGATGGTTGCGGAGCACGCCCTCACGCTGGGCACCCAGTTTTTCGATGGCGCGCTGCGAGCGCAGGTTGCTGGCCGCTGTCTTCAATTGCAGGCGCACCAGTTGCCATTCTTCGAAGGCGTGCCTGAGCAACAGGTATTTGATCGAGGTGTTCAAACCGGTCCCATGCTCGGCTTTGTCCAACCAGGTCCAGCCGAGTTCGCCGGCCGGCAGCGACGGGTTGAAATCGGCAAAGCGCGTGGTCCCGACGATACGCTCGCCCATGCGCAGGGTGAATGCCACGGCCAACCCATTGCGCTGATCGCTGAGGGCGGAACGGTACCAATCCGGGCGCAGGGGCCCGTTCAGGTAAATAAGCTCATCGCAGTTGCGTCCGGCGAGTTCCACCAGCGCCGGGATGTCGGTTTCTGCAAGCGGCTCCAGGCGCAAGGCGCCTCTGTGCAATGTGACCGGGCGCGGCGTGAACATCGAAGGTCTCCTGACAGGACGGATGGAACGCTGTTGTGATCGCTGCGTGGTCCGGAAGTGCCCGGCGACGGGCTGGCTGGATGATAATCGGCAGGCGCGATCCGACGGCCCACGGCGACGACACCGAACCAGGGGACACATACCGATGGCCGGCCCGAGCGGCAGCTGTCTAGGACGGCACTTTAACGAGGGCCAGGGCGATGACCACACGCATGCGACCATGGTCGCAGCCACAACACGCGCAACGCTTTTACTGCGAAACTTTGCACAGTCATCTATTACTACGCGGCAGCCTCCCGGTTAACCGAAACCTGCCGAGCCAGAGCAGCCACCCGAACGGTATACCCGGCCCTTGACAGCCGCTGCGCATCGGCCGACATCAGTCAGCCGGCGCGGCGTGGTCGGCCGCCATACCGGCTCGAGACAAAGCCGCTCAGGATCGCCAGGGCCGAGGCCCGCCCTTCATTGTCGTCTGGAGTTCGAATGTCGTTGTCCGGTGGGCTGATCGCGCTGGTCGCCTTTGCTTATATGGCCGTGCTGTTTGCCATTGCCTTTTATGGCGACCGCAACAGCACGCCGATGTCGCCGCGCATGCGTGCCTGGGTCTATAGCCTGTCTCTGGCAGTCTATTGCACCAGTTGGACCTTCTTCGGCGCGGTTGGCCAGGCCGCCGAGCAGCTCTGGTCCTTCCTGCCGATCTATCTCGGTCCGATCCTGCTGATGTTACTGGCGCCGCAGGTGATCCAGAAAATGATCATGATCAGCAAGCAGGAAAACATCACCTCGATCGCTGACTTCATCGCCGCGCGCTATGGCAAGTCGCAGTTGCTGGCGGTGGTCGTCACGCTGATCTGCCTGGTCGGCGTGCTGCCCTACATCGCGTTGCAGCTCAAGGGCATCGTGCTTGGCGTGAACCTGCTGGTA is a genomic window of Stutzerimonas stutzeri containing:
- a CDS encoding MFS transporter; its protein translation is MTQHSQFRLLGTRRFLPFFLTQLLGAFNDNVFKQALVLAILYRLGTTADVSLLVNLCALLFILPFFLFSALGGQFGEKYEKAWLIRRIKFAEILIMLAGAAGMWLGNLPLLLAVLFCMGTQSALFGPVKYSILPQQLRTDELVGGNALVEMGTFLAILGGTIAAGVLMGYADYALWVSLAVVLLALIGFLASRAIPPSSAALPGLRLDWNLLRQSLQIMRLGLGQERAVSRAMVGNSWFWFLGAVYLTQIPAFSRDLLHGDEGVVTLILAVFSIGIALGSMLCERLSRHRVEMGLVPLGSLGLTLFGVLLWWHATGVPQVGGTRDWVALLAEPGAWWVLVDIMALGTFGGLYIVPLYALIQSRTALEERSRVVAANNILNALFMVGSAIFAIVLLTVVGLSIPQLFLAVAMLNVLVAGWIFTSVPEFASRFRLWLIGTTS
- a CDS encoding AzlD domain-containing protein → MQTWLLILGMLVITFVIRYSFFAWPDLRFPRLVEQGLHYVPVAVLTAIVVPGMLMPQGEWALDWRNAYLLAGVLAILIAALSRNLLGTIAGGLLSFFLLRWAFGQLPL
- a CDS encoding AzlC family ABC transporter permease; its protein translation is MSRSQEFLHGCRDILPLIVGAIPFGIIFGTLSIGAGLSTWQTIGMSALVFAGSAQFIAITLMTGGVGAAVVLLTTFVVNLRHALYSAALQPFVRHLSSRWRVPLAFWLTDEAFAVIQHRYASDDCSPHKHWFFLGAALTMYLSWQLATLAGIAFGQAVPDVASWGLDFAMIATFIGIAVPMMRTRPQVASALVAAVVALLTWTLPYKLGLIAAALAGIVVGVWLERRAEHRKHEEASPCKPGC
- a CDS encoding GNAT family N-acetyltransferase, whose product is MFTPRPVTLHRGALRLEPLAETDIPALVELAGRNCDELIYLNGPLRPDWYRSALSDQRNGLAVAFTLRMGERIVGTTRFADFNPSLPAGELGWTWLDKAEHGTGLNTSIKYLLLRHAFEEWQLVRLQLKTAASNLRSQRAIEKLGAQREGVLRNHRRLADGRLDDTVLYSITDRDWPAVKEALEARAIG